The Panthera uncia isolate 11264 chromosome C2, Puncia_PCG_1.0, whole genome shotgun sequence genome contains a region encoding:
- the LOC125921742 gene encoding LOW QUALITY PROTEIN: NADH-ubiquinone oxidoreductase chain 6-like (The sequence of the model RefSeq protein was modified relative to this genomic sequence to represent the inferred CDS: substituted 1 base at 1 genomic stop codon) — MVKFHVRIMITYIVFILSTIFVVSFVSFSSKPSPIYGGFGLIVAGGIGCGIVLNLGGSFLGLMVFLNLFGGILVVFGYTTAMATESYPEAWTSNKAVLGMFITGVLAELLTACYILKEDEVEIVFKFNGAGDWVIYDTGDSGFFSEEAMGIAALYSYGTXLVVVTGWSLLIGVLVIIEVTRGN; from the coding sequence ATGGTTAAATTCCATGTGAGAATAATGATAAcatacattgtatttattttaagtacaaTTTTTGTGGTGAGCTTTGTAAGTTTTTCTTCAAAGCCTTCTCCTATTTATGGTGGGTTTGGTTTGATTGTGGCTGGTGGTATTGGTTGTGGTATTGTGTTAAATTTGGGGGGATCATTTTTAGGtttaatggtttttttaaatttatttgggggTATACTTGTAGTGTTTGGATATACTACCGCTATGGCTACTGAGTCTTATCCTGAGGCGTGGACGTCTAATAAAGCTGTGCTAGGGATGTTTATTACGGGAGTGTTAGCAGAATTGTTAACTGCttgctatattttaaaagaagatgagGTTGAGATTGTATTTAAGTTTAATGGTGCAGGTGATTGGGTGATTTATGATACAGGTGATTCAGGGTTTTTTAGTGAAGAGGCCATGGGAATTGCAGCACTATATAGTTATGGAACTTGACTAGTGGTTGTCACTGGTTGGTCCTTGCTTATTGGTGTATTAGTGATTATAGAAGTTACTCGTGGAAATTAA